In Kwoniella newhampshirensis strain CBS 13917 chromosome 2, whole genome shotgun sequence, one DNA window encodes the following:
- a CDS encoding 60S ribosomal protein uL13 gives MSSFSAQPIVIDGKGHLLGRLASVLAKQILSGQKVTVVRCEEINVSGSFFRNKLKYHNYLHKRHIVNPKKSGPFHFRAPSRILYKAVRGMVPHKTSRGAAALKRLELFEGVPPAQDRVKKMVVPAALRVLRLKPGRKFCTLKRISHEVGWQYKDVVDRLEEKRKVKGQAYHERKQAALKLRSKADASVPQDEKLTQFGY, from the exons ATGTCCAGCTTCTCAGCCCAACCTATCGTCATCGACGGAAAAGGCCACCTTCTCGGTCGTCTTGCTTCGGTCCTTGCCAAGCAG ATCCTCTCCGGCCAAAAGGTCACCGTCGTTCGATgcgaggagatcaacgTCTCGGGTTCGTTCTTCAGGAACAAGCTCAAGTACCACAACTACTTGCACA AGCGACACATCGTTAACCCCAAGAAGTCTGGTCCTTTCCACTTCCGAGCTCCTTCCCGAATCCTCTACAAGGCTGTCCGAGGTATGGTCCCCCACAAGACCTCTCGAGGTGCCGCCGCTCTCAAGCGACTTGAACTCTTCGAGGGTGTCCCCCCCGCCCAGGACcgagtgaagaagatggtcgTCCCCGCCGCTCTCCGAGTCCTCCGATTGAAGCCCGGAAGGAAGTTCTGCACCCTCAAGAGGATCAGTCACGAGGTCGGATGGCAATACAAGGATGTTGTTGACAggctcgaggagaagaggaaggtcaAGGGTCAAGCTTACCACGAGcgcaag CAAGCCGCTCTCAAGCTCCGATCCAAGGCGGACGCTTCCGTTCCTCAGGACGAGAAGCTCACTCAGTTCGGCTACTAG
- a CDS encoding 60S ribosomal protein eL32: protein MPAHIPIVKKRTKVFKRHQSDRYHGVKESWRKPKGIDNRVRRRFKGQIPMPKIGYGSNKKTRHLLPSGHKELLVHNLPELELLLMHSGKYAASIAHGVSSKKRIEIIARAKVLGVKVTNAAAKLRTEEA from the exons ATGCCCGCCCACATCCCCATCGTCAAGAAGCGAACAAAGGTGTTCAAGCGACACCAGTCTGACCGATACCATGGTGTCAAGGAGAGCTGGAGGAAGCCCAAGGGTATTGACAACAGG GTCCGACGACGTTTCAAGGGCCAAATCCCCATGCCCAAGATCGG TTACGGATCCAACAAGAAGACCCGacacctcctcccttcaGGCCACAAGGAACTCCTCGTCCACAACCTTcccgagctcgagctcctGCTCATGCACTCTGGCAAATACGCCGCTTCCATCGCTCACGGTGTCAGCtccaagaagaggatcgagatcatTGCCAGGGCAAAGGTTCTGGGTGTGAA GGTCACCAACGCCGCTGCTAAGCTCAGGACCGAAGAGGCTTAA
- a CDS encoding diphthamide biosynthesis protein 2, with amino-acid sequence MSDLFSTPAEHALNHPELEIVLSNAQAGPSSVGDGAEGLSVEEAFEVDITVEKILEGGYKTIGLQFPDELLPSSVSVYRAIQTRIQHTGAQAYVLADSTYGNCCPDVLSCLHLPADFLVHYGHACLTPTDALPVHYVFPRRKLDVEHAAQTLSDASQEELGEGGKKGVVVVWDVAYDWLADRITETFTRLSTLPIAFAAIQRPSTIPADTAEKGKGKAPALRSIEPPKGLEMSDCILWYIGEEGRASMNLQMTHASNPLFVYSPTSPTVTALHRTTSRLLSRRLFALHQALNADIFGLIVSNIGLASSKPLLAQLRADLGRAQKKSYTLSVGRLNPAKLANFAEIECFVLIGCNEGGVVDSKDFLAPIITPWELELALQGTDHVWRPDKWTLDLGKVLQDAQERRASAEEEEEDEPTSTSGKSMTNDREGRSQENDNVAVDVDDDDDDDNEGPEFSLITGKMRTIKRFGSATQGKGREGKSLENKNGNQEVTLRNQNFTLSKLESAGSNFLASREFKGLEMRVGLDEPSLLEEGRSGVARGYTEEK; translated from the exons ATGTCTGACCTATTCTCGACACCTGCCGAACACGCCCTCAACCATCCCGAGCTGGAAATTGTCTTGTCCAACGCACAGGCGGGTCCTTCGTCCGTGGGTGACGGAGCGGAGGGTCTGAGCGTCGAGGAGGCTTTCGAGGTGGACATTACTGTTGAGAAGATCTTGGAAGGGGGGTATAAGACC ATTGGCTTACAGTTCCCCGACGAACTGCTGCCTTCTTCAGTATCAGTATACCGAGCGATTCAAACTCGGATACAACACACTGGCGCTCAGGCGTACGTCCTCGCAGACAGTACATATGGCAA CTGCTGTCCCGACGTGCTGAGCTGTTTACATCTTCCCGCCGATTTTCTCGTGCACTACGGACATGCATGTCTCACACC TACCGATGCTCTACCTGTTCATTATGTCTTCCCTAGACGAAAGCTGGACGTGGAACATGCTGCGCAGACGCTGTCAGATGCCAGCCAAGAAGAACTCGgtgagggagggaagaagggtgtAGTGGTGGTCTGGGATGTAGCCTATGATTGGCTGGCAG ACCGAATCACCGAGACATTCACGAGGTTGTCCACCCTGCCCATCGCTTTCGCAGCGATTCAACGCCCTTCGACGATTCCTGCAGACACAGCCGAAAAAGGCAAAGGCAAAGCGCCGGCTCTGAGATCCATCGAGCCGCCAAAAGGATTGGAGATGAGTGATTGCATTTTGTGGTATATcggagaggaaggcagAGCAAGTATGAATCTCCAGATGACACATGCTTCGAATCCT CTTTTCGTATATTCTCCCACATCCCCGACCGTTACCGCATTACATCGCACTACGTCGCGTCTCTTATCCCGTCGGTTATTCGCTCTGCACCAAGCACTCAACGCCGACATCTTCGGCTTGATAGTATCCAACATAGGTCTCGCCTCGTCCAAACCCCTACTCGCGCAACTCCGTGCGGACCTCGGTCGCGCTCAGAAGAAATCGTACACCCTCAGCGTTGGGAGACTGAATCCTGCGAAGTTGGCGAATTTCGCAGAGATCGAATGTTTCGTCTTGATAGGATGTAACGAGGGTGGCGTGGTGGATTCCAAGGACTTTTTGGCGCCGATCATCACGCCGTGGGAGCTGGAGCTGGCTTTGCAGGGTACGGACCATGTCTGGCGACCTGATAAATGGACTTTGGATCTGGGCAAGGTGTtgcaag ATGCACAAGAACGTAGAGCCAgtgcggaagaagaagaagaagatgaaccTACTTCTACTTCTGGCAAGAGCATGACCAACGACCGAGAGGGGAGATCTCAAGAAAATGACAATGTCGccgtcgacgtcgacgacgacgatgacgatgacaatGAAGGACCCGAATTCTCTCTGATCAcagggaagatgaggaccATCAAACGATTCGGATCCGCCACCcaaggaaaaggaagagaagggaaatCGCTTGAGAATAAGAATGGAAATCAAGAGGTGACTCTGCGAAATCAGAATTTCACCTTGTCCAAGCTCGAGTCGGCAGGCAGTAATTTTTTGGCCTCGAGGGAATTCAAGGggttggagatgagggtggGGTTGGACGAGCCTAGTTTGTTAGAGGAAGGCAGGAGCGGTGTAGCGAGAGGGTATacggaggagaagtga
- a CDS encoding protein disulfide-isomerase domain: protein MRVSTSISLALVALTSSVLASDVLDLTQSTFKKEVFNEDLALVEFFAPWCGHCKNLAPHYEEAATELKPKNIKLAKVDCTEEQALCGEYGVNGYPTLKVFRNGVPADYSGPRKADGIISYMVKQSLPAVSTVTPESHADFIKADKVVLVAYGDDSHPIPSAFSSFANTARDSYLFGQYSASSLPSIPESPSLPAIVLYKSFDEGYAIFPSSEVADLDTELLNEFIKINSVPLMDEISPENFGSYAEQGLPIAYLFVDPNDVSTREKLVEEIKPIAKELKGEVNFVYIDAIKFIDHGKSLNLPGDSWPAFVVQDLAGQTKFPMTGKATGANIKTFMEKFIKGEIQPSIKSAPIPTAQDGPVYKLVADDWENLFGDENKDVFAEFFAPWCGHCQRLAPIWDVLGEKYGKNSNVIIAQMDATENDIPPVAPFRVQGFPTLKFRPAGSSEFIDYTGDRSLESLVEFVETNKKSASGAASGDAEDEDWEDEEDAPDHDEL, encoded by the exons ATGCGTGTCTCGACGTCAATCTCATTGGCGCTTGTCGCTCTCACTTCCTCGGTTTTGGCCAGTGACGTGCTCGACCTGACCCAGTCGACgttcaagaaggaggtgttCAATGAGGATTTGGCTTTGGTAGA ATTCTTTGCGCCTT GGTGTGGACATTGCAAGAA CCTCGCTCCTCATTACGAGGAGGCCGCGACTGAGCTCAAACCAAAGAACATCAAGCTTGCTAAG gTCGATTGTACCGAGGAACAAGCTCTTTGTGGGGAGTACGGCGTGAACGGCTACCCGACCTTGAAGGTGTTCAGAAATGGTGTCCCCGCAGACTACTCCGGTCCTAGAAAGGCGGACGGTATCATCAGCTACAtggtcaa GCAGAGCTTACCTGCTGTATCAACTGTCACTCCCGAATCTCATGCCGATTTCatcaaagctgacaaaGT CGTTCTCGTCGCTTATGGTGACGACTCTCATCCTATCCCCtctgctttctcttctttcgccAACACTGCTCGAGACTCCTACCTTTTCGGTCAATACAGTGCCTCGTCTCTCCCCTCCATCCCTGagtctccttcccttcctgcCATCGTCCTCTATAAGTCATTCGATGAAGGCTACGccatctttccctcttccgAAGTCGCCGATCTTGACACTGAGCTTCTCAACGAGTTCATCAAGATCAACTCTGTCCCTCTGATGGACGAGATCTCTCCCGAGAACTTCGGTTCTTACGCCGAACAAGGTCTGCCTATCGCCTATCTTTTTGTTGACCCCAACGACGTCTCCACTCGAGAGAAgttggtcgaggagatcaagccCATCGCCAAGGAACTCAAGGGAGAGGTCAACTTTGTTTACATTGACGCCATCAAGTTCATCGACCACGGTAAATCACTCAACTTGCCAGGCGACTCTTGGCCCGCATTCGTCGTTCAGGACCTCGCTGGCCAGACCAAATTCCCCATGACCGGAAAGGCTACAGGTGCCAACATCAAGACATTCATGGAGAAGTTTATCAAGGGTGAGATCCAGCCTTCGATCAAGTCGGCTCCCATCCCTACCGCCCAAGATGGTCCTGTCTACAAGCTTGTCGCCGATGACTGGGAGAACTTGTTCGGCGACGAGAACAAGGATGTTTTCGCAGAGTTCTTCGCTCCTTGGTGTGGTCACTGTC AACGACTTGCTCCTATTTGGGACGTTCTCGGTGAGAAATACGGCAAGAATTCGAACGTcatcat TGCCCAAATGGATGCTACTGAGAACGACATCCCTCCCGTCGCTCCCTTCCGAGTCCAGGGATTCCCCACTCTCAAATTTCGACCCGCTGGTTCTTCCGAGTTCATCGATTACACTGGTGATCGATCCCTCGAGAGCCTCGTCGAGTTTGTTGAGACCAACAAAAAGAGCGCCAGCGGAGCTGCGTCAGGCGACGCcgaggatgaagattgggaagatgaggaggacgcTCCTGACCACGACGAATTGTAA